A region from the Wansuia hejianensis genome encodes:
- a CDS encoding PhoH family protein — MAAGIIEEKLELPAEHEKNVYGQFDEHIKKLERSLNVTLVSRDGTLRIVGPESNVKCARNCLEQLLELSRRGNDITEQNVNYLIALAMDSRESSLVELDGDCICHTIAGRPVKPKTLGQKRYVDAIREHMIVFGVGPAGTGKTYLAMAMAITAFRNDEVSRIILTRPAIEAGEKLGFLPGDLQSKVDPYLRPLYDALYQIMGADSFQKNMEKGLIEVAPLAYMRGRTLDNAYIILDEAQNTTPAQMKMFLTRIGFGSKVIVTGDASQKDLPSGAKSGLDVAMQVLRRVEGISFCELTSKDVVRHPLVQKIVQAYEAFEKKAAPAQDRIQKRRKSR; from the coding sequence ATGGCCGCTGGCATCATAGAAGAAAAGCTGGAATTACCGGCTGAACATGAAAAAAATGTATATGGACAATTTGACGAGCATATAAAGAAGTTAGAGCGTTCTTTAAATGTTACGCTGGTTTCAAGAGACGGCACCCTCCGGATCGTCGGACCGGAAAGTAATGTGAAGTGCGCCAGGAACTGTCTTGAGCAGCTGCTGGAGCTTTCCAGGAGAGGCAATGATATCACGGAGCAGAATGTGAATTACCTGATCGCCCTGGCAATGGATTCCCGGGAGAGCTCCCTTGTGGAGCTGGACGGTGACTGTATCTGCCACACGATTGCGGGCCGCCCGGTCAAGCCGAAGACGTTGGGGCAGAAGCGTTATGTGGACGCCATACGTGAGCACATGATCGTATTCGGGGTCGGTCCGGCAGGAACGGGTAAGACCTATCTCGCCATGGCTATGGCGATCACGGCCTTCCGGAACGACGAGGTGAGCAGGATTATCCTCACCCGTCCGGCGATAGAGGCAGGAGAAAAGCTGGGTTTTCTGCCCGGCGACCTGCAGAGCAAGGTTGACCCCTACCTCCGTCCGCTGTATGATGCGCTCTATCAGATCATGGGAGCCGACAGCTTCCAGAAGAATATGGAAAAGGGACTGATAGAAGTAGCCCCACTTGCCTATATGAGAGGGAGAACCCTGGACAATGCCTATATTATCCTGGACGAGGCGCAGAACACGACACCGGCTCAGATGAAGATGTTTTTAACCAGGATCGGCTTTGGATCAAAGGTCATAGTGACCGGAGACGCCTCCCAGAAGGACTTGCCTTCCGGCGCCAAATCCGGCCTGGATGTTGCCATGCAGGTGCTGAGAAGGGTGGAAGGGATTTCCTTCTGCGAGCTGACCAGCAAGGATGTGGTCCGCCATCCTCTGGTCCAGAAAATTGTACAGGCCTACGAGGCCTTTGAGAAAAAGGCGGCGCCCGCCCAGGACAGGATACAGAAGAGGAGAAAGAGCAGGTAA
- the ybeY gene encoding rRNA maturation RNase YbeY produces the protein MTIQIENEQGLSFDFDYEAVARQVIEQVLDMEQCPYEAEVSVTLTGSQEIRRLNREFRQIDRETDVLSFPMAAFPAPADYRFLEEETADCFHPETGELMLGDIVISVEKAKEQAEAYGHALKREYAFLIAHSMLHLLGYDHMVPQEVAVMEEKQEAALTALGITR, from the coding sequence ATGACAATTCAGATAGAGAATGAACAGGGGCTGAGCTTTGATTTTGATTATGAGGCGGTGGCACGCCAGGTCATTGAACAGGTGCTGGATATGGAACAATGCCCTTATGAGGCGGAGGTATCCGTAACTCTGACTGGCAGCCAGGAGATCCGGAGGCTGAACAGAGAGTTCCGGCAGATTGACAGAGAGACAGATGTCCTGTCTTTTCCGATGGCAGCCTTCCCAGCTCCCGCGGATTACCGCTTTCTGGAAGAAGAGACGGCCGATTGTTTTCATCCGGAGACAGGCGAGCTGATGCTGGGAGATATCGTGATCTCAGTGGAAAAAGCAAAAGAACAGGCGGAAGCATACGGACATGCGCTGAAACGCGAATACGCGTTTTTAATTGCCCACAGCATGCTGCATCTTCTGGGCTATGACCACATGGTTCCCCAGGAGGTTGCCGTCATGGAAGAGAAGCAGGAGGCTGCTCTGACAGCTTTAGGTATTACCCGGTAA
- a CDS encoding DUF3048 domain-containing protein, with the protein MDLKHMRLAAAALLITLIASGCSTKEESTALPSAPTQGAAAETTQPPRQTATPDVTAAPSPTEEPDTLPEGMVRSYLTGEPVAEEIGRRRPAAVMINNIQACLPQWGISHAGVIYEAPVEGGISRMMAIFEDYDNLERIGSVRSCRNYFIFYAAGFEAIYVHYGQSAYAVPYLELPEVNNISGLAGYGEQVFYRTDDRNPPHNAYTSGAGIAEGIDICGYSEEYPEDYQGYFQFAEAEEPVSLENGTNASLVLPGGYDYNSPSFVYDPDSGKYLRYQFGEPQIDEESGEQLAVTNILIQNSAWEYYESGGYLNIHTDDPGTGKYITGGKAVDITWKKTEPWGPTYYYDQEGNEITLNEGKTWICIVLDTYADQTHIE; encoded by the coding sequence ATGGATTTGAAGCATATGAGACTCGCAGCAGCAGCTCTGCTGATCACACTGATCGCATCAGGCTGCAGCACAAAAGAAGAATCCACGGCTCTGCCGTCCGCCCCTACTCAGGGAGCGGCAGCCGAAACTACTCAGCCGCCCCGGCAGACGGCCACCCCTGACGTTACAGCTGCTCCTAGTCCTACAGAAGAACCAGATACCCTCCCGGAGGGAATGGTCAGAAGTTACCTGACAGGCGAACCTGTCGCTGAAGAGATCGGACGCAGAAGGCCCGCTGCAGTGATGATCAATAACATCCAGGCGTGTCTGCCCCAGTGGGGGATCAGTCACGCGGGAGTCATCTATGAAGCGCCGGTAGAAGGCGGCATTTCCAGGATGATGGCTATTTTCGAGGACTACGACAATCTGGAACGGATCGGATCTGTCCGAAGCTGCAGGAATTATTTTATTTTTTACGCGGCGGGATTTGAAGCGATCTATGTGCACTACGGTCAATCAGCCTATGCGGTGCCATACCTTGAGCTGCCGGAGGTTAATAATATCAGCGGTCTGGCAGGCTACGGAGAACAGGTGTTTTACCGGACAGACGACAGGAATCCGCCCCATAACGCCTATACGAGCGGCGCAGGAATTGCGGAAGGAATTGATATCTGCGGTTATTCGGAAGAATATCCGGAAGATTATCAGGGATACTTCCAGTTCGCAGAAGCAGAAGAACCGGTCAGCCTGGAAAACGGGACGAACGCATCACTGGTGCTCCCGGGCGGCTATGATTACAACAGCCCCAGCTTCGTATACGATCCGGACAGCGGAAAATATCTCAGATACCAGTTCGGGGAGCCACAGATTGACGAAGAAAGCGGCGAACAGCTAGCCGTCACGAATATTCTGATACAGAATTCAGCCTGGGAATACTATGAATCAGGGGGATATCTGAATATACACACCGACGACCCCGGTACAGGAAAATATATCACCGGCGGGAAAGCTGTCGATATCACCTGGAAGAAGACGGAACCCTGGGGGCCGACGTATTACTACGACCAGGAGGGCAATGAAATCACGCTAAACGAAGGAAAAACCTGGATATGCATTGTGCTGGACACATATGCGGACCAGACCCATATCGAATGA
- a CDS encoding BofC C-terminal domain-containing protein encodes MKRTACGIGIICAVLAIAAGGFALSENQKKNAENSEIQNESKVLTVPVDASEEKAYFLKEEDGLVVVYEEDGQTVYEKTGIAVDSLPEDLQEELKAGKRVKNNRELYSFLENFSS; translated from the coding sequence ATGAAAAGAACAGCCTGTGGTATCGGCATTATCTGCGCGGTTCTGGCAATCGCTGCCGGAGGATTCGCCCTGTCGGAGAACCAGAAGAAAAACGCTGAGAACAGTGAAATCCAGAATGAATCCAAGGTATTGACTGTCCCGGTGGACGCAAGCGAGGAAAAGGCATATTTTCTGAAGGAAGAGGACGGGCTGGTAGTAGTCTATGAAGAAGACGGCCAAACAGTCTATGAGAAAACCGGCATCGCCGTCGACAGCCTTCCGGAGGATCTCCAGGAGGAACTAAAGGCCGGAAAGCGTGTAAAAAACAACAGAGAGCTGTACAGCTTCCTGGAAAATTTCAGCAGCTAG
- the proB gene encoding glutamate 5-kinase, whose product MNIREKLKDKSRIVIKIGSSSLTHKDTGRLDLIKLEILVREISDLRNQGKEVVLVSSGAVMVGRNTLGLKERPENLTVKQACASVGQAKLMMIYQKLFSEYNQICSQVLMTKNTMLDNLNRINAKNTFLELLSLGVIPIVNENDTIATYEIDYLSVFGDNDTLSAVVASLIGADLLILLSDIDGLYTDDPHQNPDARFIEVVEHLDDHLMAMGKGSTGSNVGTGGMATKLSAAQVATSSGVDMVIANGDDFHVIHKIMQGKPYGTLFLEDKKDEFYVLNYLEHMV is encoded by the coding sequence ATGAATATCCGTGAAAAGCTAAAAGATAAATCCAGAATTGTCATAAAAATCGGTTCCTCCTCCCTGACCCACAAGGATACGGGCAGGCTGGACCTGATTAAGCTAGAAATACTTGTGAGGGAGATCAGCGATCTCCGGAACCAGGGAAAAGAAGTGGTTCTGGTATCCTCAGGGGCCGTCATGGTCGGCAGGAATACTTTGGGTCTGAAGGAACGGCCGGAAAACCTCACAGTAAAACAGGCCTGCGCGTCGGTAGGACAGGCGAAGCTGATGATGATTTATCAGAAGCTTTTTTCAGAATATAATCAAATATGCAGTCAGGTTTTAATGACGAAGAACACCATGCTGGACAATCTGAACCGAATCAATGCCAAGAATACATTTCTGGAGCTGCTGTCTCTGGGGGTGATTCCAATTGTCAACGAAAACGACACGATTGCTACCTATGAGATTGATTATTTGTCGGTATTCGGGGACAACGACACCCTTTCCGCAGTGGTGGCTTCCCTGATCGGAGCGGACCTTCTGATCCTGCTCTCAGATATCGACGGCTTATATACTGACGACCCTCATCAGAACCCGGACGCCAGGTTCATTGAGGTGGTAGAGCATCTGGATGACCATTTGATGGCGATGGGGAAGGGGAGCACCGGCAGCAATGTGGGGACCGGCGGCATGGCTACCAAGCTGTCAGCCGCGCAGGTGGCCACCAGCTCAGGTGTCGATATGGTCATTGCCAACGGCGACGATTTTCACGTCATTCATAAGATCATGCAGGGAAAGCCTTATGGAACGCTGTTCCTGGAGGATAAAAAGGATGAGTTCTATGTGCTGAACTATCTGGAACATATGGTATGA
- a CDS encoding DUF896 domain-containing protein, which yields MNIDRINELARKSKAEGLTEEEKAEQAKLRQEYIAAVRLNLRTQLDNINIQEKDGSITNLGEKYGDQKKH from the coding sequence ATGAATATAGACAGAATTAACGAACTGGCCCGCAAATCAAAAGCAGAAGGGCTGACGGAAGAAGAGAAGGCAGAACAGGCAAAGCTCCGACAGGAGTATATCGCCGCCGTCCGCCTGAATCTGAGAACCCAGCTGGATAACATCAATATACAGGAAAAGGACGGTTCGATCACCAATCTGGGGGAAAAATATGGAGACCAAAAAAAGCATTAG
- a CDS encoding 5-formyltetrahydrofolate cyclo-ligase yields METKKSIRKLIFSRRKEASDIEIAGKSEQIFRKVREREEYVRAQAVYAYMDFNREVMTRRFIRQAWEDGKQVAVPKVVGKNLVFYVLEDFSQLEQGYFGIEEPARGERACREDALMIVPGVAFDPQRHRIGYGQGFYDRYLSVHREHTTFAVAFDFQVLNRVPAEAADICPSLLITESRTY; encoded by the coding sequence ATGGAGACCAAAAAAAGCATTAGAAAGCTGATATTTTCCAGGAGAAAAGAAGCTTCGGACATTGAAATCGCGGGGAAAAGCGAGCAGATTTTCCGCAAAGTCCGTGAGAGAGAGGAATACGTCAGGGCGCAGGCTGTATACGCTTATATGGATTTTAACCGCGAGGTTATGACCCGGAGGTTTATCCGCCAGGCATGGGAGGATGGAAAACAGGTGGCCGTGCCGAAGGTGGTGGGAAAGAACCTTGTCTTTTACGTACTGGAAGACTTTTCACAGCTGGAACAGGGATACTTCGGGATAGAAGAACCGGCGCGGGGAGAGAGGGCCTGCCGCGAGGATGCGCTGATGATAGTGCCGGGAGTAGCCTTTGATCCCCAGCGGCACCGGATCGGATACGGGCAGGGCTTTTATGACAGATACCTGAGCGTTCACAGAGAACATACAACCTTCGCTGTGGCCTTCGACTTTCAGGTCCTGAACCGCGTTCCGGCCGAGGCGGCAGATATCTGCCCTTCTCTGCTGATCACGGAAAGCAGGACCTATTGA
- a CDS encoding glutamate-5-semialdehyde dehydrogenase: protein MELLEIGRCAREAEPQVRGLSTDEKNNLLLQCAADLQKHAEEIIAANEEDMDKGRANGMSQGLLDRLLLTKERIEGMAEGLCQLAALDDPIGEVLSMKKRPNGLLIGQKRVPLGVVGIIYEARPNVTADAFGLCFKTGNVVILKGGSDALSSNRAIVDCIRGSLKRAGLPEDAILLITDTSRETTNAFMKMNQYVDVLIPRGGAGLIRAVVNNSTIPVIETGTGNCHIYVDESADLDMAVNIIVNAKTQRVGVCNACESLVVHEKVREALLPVLSRRLKEAGVEMRADQKSLPLVEGGTPADEEDWGREYLDYIISIKTVSSVDEAIEHINRYNTKHSEAIITSSYENAQKFLDQVDAAAVYVNASTRFTDGFEFGFGAEIGISTQKLHARGPMGLLALTTTKYIIYGNGQIRP from the coding sequence ATGGAATTATTGGAAATCGGAAGGTGTGCCAGAGAAGCCGAACCCCAGGTGCGCGGACTTTCCACTGACGAAAAGAACAACCTGCTGCTTCAATGCGCCGCGGACCTTCAGAAGCATGCGGAAGAGATTATAGCAGCCAATGAGGAGGATATGGACAAGGGCAGGGCCAACGGCATGTCCCAGGGGCTTCTGGACCGTCTGCTGCTGACAAAAGAAAGGATTGAGGGCATGGCAGAGGGACTCTGTCAGCTGGCAGCCCTCGATGATCCGATTGGAGAGGTTCTGAGTATGAAAAAACGCCCCAACGGGCTGCTGATCGGACAGAAACGTGTACCGCTAGGCGTTGTGGGAATTATTTATGAAGCGAGGCCCAATGTGACAGCAGACGCTTTCGGCTTGTGCTTTAAGACCGGGAACGTGGTGATCCTAAAGGGCGGGAGTGATGCCCTCAGCTCTAACCGGGCCATAGTGGATTGTATCCGGGGAAGCCTGAAGCGCGCGGGACTTCCTGAAGATGCAATCCTGCTGATTACGGATACAAGCCGTGAAACCACCAACGCCTTTATGAAGATGAACCAGTACGTGGATGTGCTGATCCCCAGAGGCGGCGCTGGACTCATCCGGGCGGTGGTGAATAACAGCACGATTCCGGTCATCGAGACAGGAACCGGAAACTGTCATATATATGTGGACGAAAGTGCAGACCTGGATATGGCCGTGAATATCATCGTCAACGCGAAAACTCAGAGAGTGGGCGTCTGCAACGCCTGTGAATCACTCGTCGTACATGAAAAAGTCAGAGAAGCCCTGCTTCCCGTCCTTTCCAGGAGGCTGAAGGAGGCCGGCGTGGAGATGCGGGCTGATCAGAAATCGCTTCCTCTGGTGGAGGGAGGCACCCCCGCGGACGAAGAAGACTGGGGCAGAGAATACCTGGATTACATCATTTCTATTAAGACAGTTTCCTCTGTCGATGAGGCGATTGAGCACATCAACCGGTATAACACGAAGCATTCGGAGGCCATTATCACTTCCAGCTATGAAAATGCCCAGAAGTTTTTGGATCAGGTGGATGCCGCCGCAGTCTATGTGAACGCTTCTACGCGGTTTACCGATGGATTTGAATTCGGCTTCGGAGCAGAAATCGGCATCAGCACGCAAAAGCTTCATGCCAGAGGCCCCATGGGGCTGCTGGCTTTGACCACAACTAAATATATTATTTACGGAAACGGCCAGATCCGTCCGTAA
- a CDS encoding M14 family zinc carboxypeptidase → MIALNQRYSYQDICTSMQILSECYNDFTICRIVGTSQDDRTIPMMRMGFGSQNLICTAGIHGRESVNPVLMLRMIEDYAQGFRFRQSIGGCDVSELLHRYSICFIPIVNPDGYEIATSGFDVISNPIYRRMARARNISSENWKYNARGVDINRNFPCKSYVQQQLYEYPGSESETQMLMRIFRDYETVAYLDFHSRGKIIYYYRNAMPNTYNQKCRQFARALQHVSGYALGRREEELLSKVSGGNSVHFYSELTGNPAITIETLPLDAPFPTSPSYQLDAYEEIKSIPLSMLASL, encoded by the coding sequence ATGATTGCTTTGAATCAGCGCTATTCTTATCAGGATATCTGCACGTCCATGCAGATCCTTTCAGAGTGCTACAATGATTTCACAATCTGCAGGATCGTTGGAACCAGTCAGGATGACCGGACGATTCCCATGATGCGGATGGGTTTCGGGAGTCAGAATCTGATCTGTACAGCAGGCATCCATGGACGGGAGTCAGTCAACCCGGTGCTGATGCTCCGTATGATCGAGGATTATGCACAAGGGTTCCGGTTCCGCCAGAGCATCGGAGGCTGTGACGTTTCAGAGCTGCTCCACAGATATTCTATCTGTTTTATTCCCATCGTCAATCCGGACGGGTATGAGATTGCCACATCAGGCTTCGACGTGATCAGCAACCCGATCTACAGGAGAATGGCAAGAGCGCGGAACATTTCCAGCGAAAACTGGAAGTACAATGCCAGGGGTGTGGACATTAACCGGAATTTCCCCTGTAAATCTTACGTTCAGCAGCAGTTATACGAATATCCGGGCAGTGAATCTGAGACGCAGATGCTGATGCGCATTTTCCGGGATTATGAGACAGTGGCATATCTCGATTTCCATTCCCGTGGAAAAATCATTTATTATTACAGAAATGCCATGCCCAATACATATAATCAGAAATGCCGCCAGTTCGCCAGAGCTCTTCAGCATGTGAGCGGCTATGCGCTGGGCCGCAGGGAGGAAGAGCTGCTCTCCAAGGTGAGCGGGGGGAATTCTGTGCATTTTTATTCAGAACTGACCGGAAATCCTGCCATCACCATTGAAACTCTGCCGCTAGATGCGCCGTTCCCCACCAGCCCTTCCTATCAGCTGGATGCATATGAAGAAATCAAGTCAATTCCTCTTTCAATGCTGGCTTCTTTATAA
- a CDS encoding efflux RND transporter permease subunit — translation MEKLGRQIVKFRIPIFIISILLLIPAVFGYINTRVNYDVLYYLPDDIETMKGQNILMDEFGTGAYSMFVCEGMNNKDVAALKEKIEAVEHVSQVVWYDSFMDLSIPMEMLPEEIRTAFNSENSTMMFIIFDSTTSSDETMDAINAIRRLADKQCFLSGMSAIVTDTRNLAESEVTIYVVIAVILSSIVLALTMGSYLIPVLFLLSIGMAILYNMGTNLFLGEISYITKALSAVLQLGVTMDYSIFLWHSYQEQQSFYPENHKEAMAQAIAATVKSVVASSVTTIAGFIALCFMSFTLGLDLGIVMTKGVIFGVLCCVTILPSMIMIFDRALEKSKHRQLIPDFPRASGFVVKHHKVFAVLFVVLFIPFAYFQANTDVYYNLDSSLPEDLESIVANTKLQEEYHMGAAHMILLDQNISDKGKYEMIDEMEQVDGVKQVLGLESIIGPAFPQSMIPPDIKDILESGQYELMLITNEYATASDEVNRQIEDLNQVLKKYDPTGMLVGEAPCTKDLIDITAHDFKVVSAISILAVFFIIALSFKSISLPVILVMVIEGAIFINMGIPYLTGAKLPFIASIVIGTIQLGATVDYAILMTSRYEKERGSGKNKKESIQIAHSSSMRSIMVSAFSFFAATFGVGMYSKIDMISSLCLLMARGALISMCAVLLFLPAMFWIFDGIICRTSLNFKIQK, via the coding sequence ATGGAAAAACTGGGAAGGCAAATTGTAAAATTCCGGATTCCTATTTTCATTATCAGCATATTACTGCTGATACCTGCGGTTTTTGGGTACATAAACACCCGTGTCAATTATGATGTGCTGTATTATCTGCCGGATGATATTGAGACAATGAAGGGGCAGAATATCCTGATGGATGAATTCGGGACTGGAGCGTATTCCATGTTCGTCTGCGAGGGAATGAACAACAAAGACGTAGCTGCCCTGAAAGAGAAGATAGAAGCTGTAGAGCATGTGTCCCAGGTCGTATGGTATGACAGCTTTATGGACCTCAGCATCCCCATGGAAATGCTGCCGGAAGAGATACGAACGGCGTTTAACTCTGAGAATTCCACCATGATGTTTATCATCTTTGATTCCACGACTTCGTCCGACGAGACAATGGACGCCATAAACGCGATCCGCCGCCTGGCAGATAAACAGTGCTTCTTAAGCGGAATGTCAGCGATTGTCACTGACACAAGGAATCTGGCCGAGTCAGAGGTTACAATTTATGTGGTGATCGCAGTCATCCTCTCATCCATTGTCCTGGCCCTGACGATGGGGTCCTATCTGATTCCTGTACTGTTTCTTCTCAGTATCGGAATGGCAATCCTGTACAATATGGGAACCAACCTGTTCCTGGGAGAAATCTCTTATATCACTAAAGCACTGAGTGCAGTGCTGCAGCTGGGTGTGACGATGGACTACTCCATATTCCTGTGGCACAGCTACCAGGAACAACAGTCGTTCTATCCCGAAAACCACAAAGAAGCTATGGCGCAGGCCATCGCCGCTACGGTAAAGTCCGTGGTCGCCAGCTCTGTCACCACAATTGCCGGATTCATTGCACTCTGCTTTATGAGCTTTACCCTGGGGCTGGATCTGGGGATTGTGATGACAAAGGGCGTGATATTCGGCGTACTCTGCTGTGTGACAATCCTTCCGTCCATGATTATGATCTTTGACCGTGCGCTGGAAAAATCAAAGCACCGGCAGTTGATCCCCGATTTCCCCAGAGCTTCCGGTTTCGTGGTGAAGCATCATAAAGTATTTGCCGTATTATTCGTGGTACTGTTTATCCCCTTCGCCTATTTTCAGGCAAACACAGATGTGTACTACAATCTGGATTCTTCACTCCCGGAAGATCTGGAAAGTATCGTGGCAAATACAAAGCTCCAGGAGGAATATCATATGGGCGCCGCCCACATGATACTTCTGGACCAGAATATATCCGATAAGGGAAAATACGAGATGATTGATGAGATGGAGCAGGTGGACGGCGTAAAACAGGTACTGGGCCTGGAAAGTATCATAGGCCCTGCCTTTCCGCAGAGCATGATACCCCCGGATATCAAAGATATACTGGAAAGCGGCCAGTATGAGTTGATGCTGATCACCAATGAATACGCCACCGCATCGGATGAAGTCAACCGCCAGATAGAGGATCTGAATCAGGTGCTGAAAAAGTATGATCCCACAGGAATGCTGGTAGGCGAGGCCCCCTGTACCAAGGATCTGATTGATATTACGGCACATGATTTTAAAGTAGTGAGCGCAATCTCCATACTGGCCGTATTCTTCATCATTGCGCTCTCCTTCAAATCCATCTCCCTGCCGGTTATCCTGGTCATGGTGATAGAAGGCGCCATTTTCATCAATATGGGAATCCCCTATCTGACAGGAGCAAAGCTCCCGTTCATCGCGTCTATCGTAATAGGGACAATACAGCTGGGAGCTACTGTCGACTACGCGATCTTAATGACCAGCCGTTATGAAAAAGAACGCGGCTCCGGAAAGAACAAAAAAGAATCCATCCAGATCGCCCACAGCTCCAGCATGCGCTCCATCATGGTATCCGCCTTCAGCTTCTTCGCGGCAACCTTCGGGGTGGGGATGTATTCAAAGATCGATATGATCAGCTCCCTGTGCCTGTTGATGGCAAGAGGCGCGCTGATCAGCATGTGTGCGGTATTGCTATTCCTGCCGGCAATGTTCTGGATATTCGACGGGATAATATGCAGAACTAGCCTGAATTTCAAAATTCAAAAATAA
- a CDS encoding amidohydrolase family protein, producing the protein MGEFCGLDFWADETDRRMRARLGNFVPERVFDAHLHIYDCSLMPNAGQEGSAFYRAGRVFGGREGLALAGTVLGNRVRLNANFVLMPDAAMADLSNGLRDAATQFLAKELAIFPECSGEVVVVPQDTAETIEAQLVHPRIRGLKCYHTLAQGRRHTMDAPVWEYLPEGAWEAAERNRLAITLHLVKDEALSDPDNASYLLEKCRQYPHASLILAHCGRGFAAWTVMDSVAAFREIPNVWFDLAAVCEPAPIFTVIQVMGAERVLWGSDAPVSGLRGRCVSVGREFVWLDQSACPGIQTALVGTEALSAFYDAANMLGLTEGEIKNIFYGNARRLFFLDKDE; encoded by the coding sequence ATGGGTGAGTTTTGCGGGCTGGATTTTTGGGCAGATGAGACAGACAGGCGGATGAGGGCGCGGCTGGGGAATTTTGTTCCGGAGCGGGTGTTTGACGCTCATCTGCATATTTACGATTGTTCGCTCATGCCGAATGCCGGTCAGGAGGGGTCTGCTTTTTACAGGGCCGGACGGGTGTTTGGGGGACGGGAAGGGCTGGCGCTGGCAGGAACTGTGCTGGGAAACAGAGTCAGGCTGAACGCTAATTTTGTTTTGATGCCGGACGCTGCTATGGCGGATCTGTCAAATGGGCTGAGGGATGCAGCGACGCAGTTTCTGGCGAAGGAACTGGCCATTTTTCCAGAGTGCAGCGGGGAAGTAGTGGTTGTGCCGCAGGATACGGCGGAAACCATCGAAGCACAGCTCGTTCATCCACGGATCAGAGGCCTTAAGTGTTATCATACGCTGGCACAGGGGCGCCGGCACACGATGGATGCGCCGGTCTGGGAGTATCTTCCGGAGGGGGCCTGGGAGGCGGCGGAACGGAACAGGCTCGCCATAACACTGCATCTGGTGAAAGATGAGGCTCTGTCCGATCCGGATAATGCATCTTATCTGTTGGAGAAGTGCCGCCAATATCCCCATGCATCCCTGATCCTGGCCCACTGCGGCCGCGGATTTGCAGCCTGGACGGTGATGGACAGTGTGGCTGCGTTCCGGGAAATCCCGAATGTCTGGTTTGACCTGGCGGCGGTGTGCGAGCCTGCGCCGATTTTCACGGTCATTCAAGTGATGGGAGCAGAACGTGTGCTGTGGGGCAGCGACGCCCCCGTATCCGGACTGCGCGGCCGGTGTGTATCGGTTGGACGGGAATTCGTCTGGCTGGATCAGTCCGCCTGCCCGGGAATCCAGACGGCGCTGGTGGGAACAGAAGCTCTGTCGGCTTTTTATGATGCGGCGAATATGCTTGGACTGACGGAGGGAGAGATCAAAAACATCTTTTACGGCAACGCGCGGCGATTGTTTTTTCTGGACAAAGACGAATAA